The Serratia rhizosphaerae genome has a segment encoding these proteins:
- a CDS encoding fimbrial protein, whose product MRRKSQKLSGQAFIRYQRRLIGLTVAAAMMLPLTAGVMVLLMPSVQAVDNWDVEGASGVLHVHGALSESACSLEMETARQEVWLGDLGSAGFQHPGDRGTPVAFQLRLKDCLRAPASNRDPWGGALAWSGSQPAVSVSFTAPADADAPSLIGVSGVSGLALRLADDAGAPVRLGARNTPRLLTPGQNTLTYTVTPVRTPATLGVGAYRATIDFRLYYD is encoded by the coding sequence TTTATCCGCTACCAGCGGCGGCTGATTGGCCTGACGGTGGCGGCGGCGATGATGCTGCCGCTGACGGCGGGTGTGATGGTGCTGCTGATGCCCTCGGTGCAGGCGGTGGATAACTGGGACGTCGAGGGGGCAAGCGGCGTGCTGCACGTGCACGGCGCGCTGAGTGAAAGCGCCTGCAGTCTGGAGATGGAGACGGCGCGGCAGGAGGTCTGGCTGGGCGATCTGGGCAGCGCCGGTTTTCAGCACCCGGGCGACCGGGGCACGCCGGTGGCTTTTCAGCTGCGGCTGAAGGACTGCCTGCGCGCGCCGGCCAGCAATCGCGATCCGTGGGGTGGCGCGCTGGCCTGGAGCGGCAGCCAGCCGGCGGTGTCGGTCAGTTTTACCGCGCCTGCCGATGCGGATGCGCCGTCGCTGATCGGGGTGAGCGGCGTCAGCGGGCTGGCGCTGCGGCTGGCGGACGATGCCGGCGCGCCGGTGCGGCTGGGGGCGCGCAACACACCGCGGCTGCTGACGCCGGGGCAAAACACGCTGACCTATACCGTCACGCCGGTGCGTACGCCGGCGACGCTGGGCGTCGGCGCCTATCGCGCCACCATCGATTTTCGCCTGTATTACGACTGA